Proteins encoded by one window of uncultured Bacteroides sp.:
- the cas4 gene encoding CRISPR-associated protein Cas4 — protein MDITATLVNLYHVCKRELWLHANGIRFEDTSDLVFEGKLIHEESYPQRSSKYEEVEMDGIKVDFYDPKNKVIHEIKKSDKIDRAHEWQLKYYLYVFERNGIIGVTGILEYPVLRKTDSVLLTDIDRGTILTMEKEIKAIIESEDCPPLEKKRICKSCSYYDFCYSREEEE, from the coding sequence ATGGATATTACAGCGACATTAGTAAATCTTTATCATGTATGTAAACGTGAACTTTGGTTACATGCCAACGGTATTCGTTTTGAGGATACTTCTGATCTAGTTTTTGAAGGAAAGCTGATTCATGAAGAATCTTATCCGCAACGTTCTTCAAAATATGAAGAGGTTGAGATGGATGGGATTAAGGTGGATTTTTATGATCCCAAAAACAAGGTGATTCATGAAATAAAAAAATCGGATAAAATAGACAGAGCACATGAATGGCAACTGAAATATTATCTGTATGTATTTGAACGTAATGGAATTATTGGGGTAACTGGCATTCTGGAATATCCGGTATTAAGAAAGACAGATAGTGTGTTACTAACCGATATTGACAGGGGAACAATTCTCACTATGGAGAAGGAGATAAAAGCAATTATAGAAAGCGAGGACTGTCCTCCTTTGGAGAAAAAACGGATCTGTAAAAGTTGTAGTTATTATGATTTCTGCTATAGCAGGGAGGAGGAAGAATGA
- the cas1b gene encoding type I-B CRISPR-associated endonuclease Cas1b, translating to MKKTYYLFNPGTLERRDNTLKFTPISDLEAESPIHGSPRYLPVEDINEFYAFGSLTANSALFNFLGQKDIAVHFFDYYENYTGSFMPRDSLLSGRMLLAQTSAYQDKKRRIIIAQKFIEGAAFNMLKNLQYYNRRGKDMEDIMDLIKAYSEKIPLSNTVEELMGIEGMIRQTYYDAFNLILNDFEMGNRSKQPPRNEVNALISFGNMICYTLCLRAIHQTQLNATISYLHTPGERRYSLALDVAEIFKPIIVDRVIFKVLNKKEIQEKHFDKKLNKCLLNSSGKKIFVKALEDRLEETIQHRSLKRNVSYRHLIKLECYKLTKHLLKIEEYKPFKMYW from the coding sequence ATGAAGAAGACGTATTATTTATTTAATCCAGGTACTTTAGAGAGGCGGGATAATACTTTAAAGTTTACTCCGATATCTGATTTGGAAGCGGAATCTCCAATTCATGGAAGTCCGCGCTATCTTCCGGTTGAGGATATTAACGAGTTCTATGCTTTTGGCTCATTAACGGCTAATAGCGCATTGTTCAACTTCCTTGGTCAGAAAGATATTGCGGTGCATTTCTTCGATTATTATGAGAATTACACCGGCTCTTTTATGCCTCGTGATTCTCTGTTGTCGGGAAGAATGTTGCTGGCTCAGACTTCTGCTTACCAGGATAAGAAGAGGCGGATTATCATTGCTCAGAAATTCATAGAAGGAGCTGCCTTTAATATGTTGAAGAATCTTCAGTATTATAATAGGAGAGGGAAGGACATGGAAGATATCATGGACTTAATAAAGGCTTATTCGGAAAAGATTCCTCTATCAAATACTGTGGAAGAGTTGATGGGTATTGAAGGAATGATTCGTCAGACTTATTATGATGCGTTCAACTTGATTTTGAATGACTTTGAGATGGGAAATCGTTCTAAACAACCTCCCCGGAATGAAGTAAATGCGTTGATTTCATTTGGAAATATGATTTGCTATACACTTTGCTTACGTGCTATTCATCAGACTCAGTTAAACGCAACAATCAGTTACCTTCATACTCCGGGTGAAAGAAGATATTCGTTGGCTCTTGACGTAGCGGAAATATTTAAACCAATAATCGTTGACCGTGTTATATTTAAAGTGCTAAACAAAAAAGAGATTCAGGAAAAACATTTTGATAAGAAACTGAATAAATGCTTGCTGAACTCATCTGGAAAGAAAATCTTTGTGAAAGCTCTGGAAGATAGACTTGAGGAGACCATTCAGCATCGTAGTTTGAAACGCAACGTCAGCTACCGACATCTGATAAAACTGGAATGTTACAAATTGACTAAGCATTTACTTAAGATAGAAGAGTATAAACCTTTTAAAATGTATTGGTAG